From a single Nitrogeniibacter mangrovi genomic region:
- a CDS encoding cold-shock protein, giving the protein MSTQTGTVKWFNDSKGFGFITPDEGGDDLFAHFSEIQGKGFRSLAENQRVEFEVRTGPKGLQAAAIRPL; this is encoded by the coding sequence ATGAGCACTCAAACTGGCACCGTGAAATGGTTCAATGATTCCAAAGGCTTCGGCTTCATCACCCCGGACGAAGGTGGTGACGACCTGTTCGCCCATTTCAGCGAAATCCAGGGCAAGGGCTTCCGCTCGCTGGCTGAAAACCAGCGCGTCGAGTTTGAAGTCCGGACCGGCCCGAAAGGCCTGCAGGCAGCGGCGATCCGCCCCCTGTAA
- the ylqF gene encoding ribosome biogenesis GTPase YlqF, with amino-acid sequence MTIQWFPGHMNSARRKAAETMANIDVVIEVVDARLPAASSNPMIDELRRQRQRPCLKVLNKSDLADPEATRAWLDHFNARPGIKAVPNCCRKPGDVARIPKLCQQLAPHRNDGTKPLRMMIMGIPNVGKSTLMNALLKRKVAKVGDEPAVTKSQQRLDISPTMTLTDTPGLLWPKIEHELDGFMLAASHAVGVNAVSEEAVAFALGDILLARYPQLLATRYRLDPAGLDGVALVEAVGRKRGCLGKGGVLDMEKAALILLGDYRSGVLGAISLETPQSREQMLAAEAARAAQAALDDAADEGAT; translated from the coding sequence ATGACGATCCAGTGGTTTCCCGGACACATGAACTCGGCGCGGCGCAAGGCTGCGGAGACCATGGCGAACATCGATGTGGTCATCGAGGTGGTCGACGCTCGTCTGCCGGCAGCCAGCAGCAATCCGATGATCGACGAGCTGCGCCGTCAGCGTCAGCGCCCGTGTCTGAAGGTGCTCAACAAATCCGATCTGGCCGATCCGGAGGCCACGCGGGCCTGGCTCGATCATTTCAACGCCCGGCCGGGCATCAAGGCCGTGCCCAACTGCTGCCGCAAGCCCGGTGACGTGGCCCGGATCCCCAAGCTGTGCCAGCAACTGGCGCCGCATCGCAATGACGGCACCAAGCCCCTGCGGATGATGATCATGGGTATCCCCAACGTGGGCAAGTCCACGCTCATGAATGCCTTGCTCAAGCGCAAGGTGGCCAAGGTCGGCGACGAGCCGGCGGTGACCAAGAGCCAGCAGCGGCTCGACATCAGCCCGACCATGACGCTGACCGACACGCCGGGCCTGTTGTGGCCGAAGATCGAGCATGAACTGGATGGGTTCATGCTCGCGGCCAGCCATGCGGTGGGCGTCAATGCGGTGTCTGAGGAGGCGGTGGCGTTTGCGTTGGGCGACATTCTGCTGGCGCGTTACCCGCAACTGCTCGCGACCCGCTACCGGCTCGATCCGGCCGGACTCGACGGCGTGGCGCTGGTCGAGGCTGTCGGTCGCAAACGGGGCTGTCTGGGCAAGGGCGGGGTGCTCGACATGGAAAAGGCGGCCTTGATCCTGCTGGGCGACTATCGCAGTGGCGTGCTGGGGGCGATTTCACTCGAGACGCCGCAGTCGCGGGAGCAGATGCTGGCCGCGGAGGCGGCGCGCGCGGCCCAGGCGGCATTGGACGATGCGGCGGACGAGGGGGCGACATGA
- the folP gene encoding dihydropteroate synthase, translating to MPTLRCARFVFDNATPRIMAIINVTPDSFSGDGLLKARDAVRRRAEAAVAAGAHMLDIGGESTRPGAEPVSEQEELERVIPVVEALADGPVAVSVDTLKPAVMREAIRAGASLINDINALRADGAVAAVADADVGVCLMHMQGEPRTMQHEPSYADVVDEVKAALMRRVAAVEAAGVAPERILLDPGFGFGKTLAHNVALFRALPQFAARYPVLVGVSRKSMLGAITGRSVDERVVASAVAAALAVQAGASWVRVHDVAETRDALATLAALSSR from the coding sequence ATCCCGACGCTGCGCTGCGCTCGCTTCGTGTTCGACAACGCGACGCCCAGGATCATGGCGATCATCAACGTGACGCCGGATTCGTTCTCCGGTGATGGCCTGCTCAAGGCCCGCGACGCGGTGCGCCGCCGCGCCGAGGCGGCCGTCGCGGCGGGGGCGCACATGCTCGACATCGGGGGCGAGTCCACGCGGCCTGGCGCCGAGCCGGTCTCCGAGCAGGAGGAGCTGGAGCGGGTCATCCCGGTGGTCGAGGCGCTCGCCGACGGCCCGGTGGCGGTGTCCGTCGATACCCTCAAGCCCGCGGTGATGCGCGAGGCGATCCGGGCCGGGGCGTCGCTGATCAACGATATCAATGCGCTGCGCGCCGATGGCGCGGTGGCGGCGGTGGCCGATGCCGATGTGGGCGTGTGTCTGATGCACATGCAGGGCGAGCCGCGCACCATGCAGCACGAGCCGAGCTATGCCGACGTGGTGGACGAGGTGAAGGCCGCGCTCATGCGTCGGGTGGCGGCGGTCGAGGCGGCGGGGGTGGCGCCGGAGCGCATCCTGCTTGATCCGGGTTTCGGCTTCGGCAAGACCCTGGCGCACAATGTCGCGCTGTTTCGCGCGCTGCCGCAGTTCGCTGCGCGTTACCCGGTGCTGGTGGGCGTGTCGCGCAAGTCCATGCTCGGCGCGATCACCGGCCGATCGGTGGACGAGCGCGTGGTCGCCAGCGCGGTGGCCGCGGCGCTGGCCGTCCAGGCCGGTGCGAGCTGGGTGCGGGTGCACGACGTGGCCGAGACGCGAGACGCGCTGGCCACGCTCGCAGCGCTATCAAGTCGCTGA
- the glmM gene encoding phosphoglucosamine mutase, which translates to MSRKYFGTDGVRGKVGEAPITPDFVMRLGYAAGVTLVARESLPAGERPAVLIGKDTRISGYMLEAALEAGFAAAGVDVMLAGPVPTPAVAYLTRALRLQAGVVISASHNPFYDNGIKFFSAQGTKLPDAVELEIERHLDEPMGCAAPDRVGKARRIEDAAGRYIEFCKSSFPNELDLRGMKIVVDCAHGAAYHIAPSVFHELGAEVVTVGTAPNGLNINEGVGATRPEHLRASVLAEQADIGVALDGDGDRLIMVDAEGEVYDGDKLLYVIATAMNDNGRLDGVVGTLMSNLGFEHAVTRLGVPFARAKVGDRYVLETMHERGWKIGGENSGHIICLDWHTTGDGIVSALQVLAAVRRRGVTLAEACADLTFYPQRLINVRMPRSFDWRADRGIAEACREVETALGERGRVLLRPSGTEPLLRVMVEGQALDDVERHANHLADVVRAAVGDVA; encoded by the coding sequence ATGAGCAGAAAATACTTCGGCACCGATGGGGTGCGTGGCAAGGTGGGCGAGGCGCCGATTACGCCGGATTTCGTGATGCGTCTCGGCTACGCGGCCGGGGTGACTCTGGTGGCGCGTGAGAGCCTGCCGGCCGGCGAGCGCCCGGCGGTGCTGATTGGCAAGGACACGCGGATCTCGGGCTACATGCTCGAAGCGGCCCTGGAGGCCGGTTTCGCCGCCGCTGGTGTTGACGTGATGCTGGCGGGGCCGGTGCCCACGCCGGCCGTGGCCTATCTGACGCGTGCGCTGCGCCTTCAGGCGGGTGTCGTGATCTCCGCCTCCCACAATCCCTTCTACGATAACGGCATCAAGTTCTTCTCCGCCCAGGGCACCAAACTGCCCGACGCGGTCGAGCTGGAGATCGAGCGCCACCTGGACGAACCGATGGGGTGCGCGGCGCCCGACCGTGTCGGCAAGGCGCGCCGGATCGAGGATGCGGCCGGCCGCTACATCGAGTTCTGCAAGAGCAGCTTTCCCAACGAGCTCGACCTGCGCGGCATGAAGATCGTGGTCGACTGCGCCCACGGGGCGGCCTACCACATTGCGCCGTCGGTGTTCCATGAACTGGGCGCCGAGGTGGTGACGGTGGGTACCGCGCCGAACGGTTTGAACATCAACGAGGGCGTCGGGGCGACCCGCCCCGAACACCTGCGTGCCTCGGTGCTGGCCGAGCAGGCGGACATCGGCGTTGCCCTGGATGGCGATGGTGACCGCCTGATCATGGTCGACGCGGAAGGTGAGGTGTATGACGGGGATAAGCTCCTGTACGTCATCGCCACGGCCATGAACGACAACGGCCGACTGGACGGCGTCGTCGGTACGCTGATGAGCAATCTCGGTTTCGAGCACGCGGTGACGCGGCTGGGTGTTCCGTTTGCCCGTGCCAAGGTGGGCGATCGCTATGTCCTTGAAACAATGCACGAACGTGGATGGAAGATTGGTGGCGAGAACTCGGGCCACATCATCTGTCTGGACTGGCACACCACCGGCGACGGCATCGTCTCTGCGCTGCAGGTGCTGGCGGCGGTGCGCCGCCGCGGGGTGACCCTGGCCGAGGCCTGTGCCGACCTGACCTTCTACCCGCAACGGCTGATCAACGTGCGCATGCCGCGCAGCTTCGACTGGCGCGCGGACCGGGGCATCGCCGAGGCCTGCCGGGAGGTGGAAACCGCGCTCGGCGAGCGCGGGCGGGTGCTGTTGCGCCCGTCCGGCACCGAGCCGCTGCTGCGCGTCATGGTCGAGGGCCAGGCGCTGGACGACGTCGAGCGCCATGCCAACCATCTGGCGGACGTGGTGCGTGCCGCGGTCGGAGACGTGGCCTGA
- the tpiA gene encoding triose-phosphate isomerase translates to MSGQNKLVVGNWKMHGRRQMAGALVRDIAEGIPSGVDAALCVPFPYLEMVSGLVNGTALAVGAQDVSDCDDGAFTGEVSVGMLAEFGCRYVIVGHSERRARHQESSERVAAKAAQALRGGLVPIVCVGEQLEEREQGRTLDVISAQLAPVLALGSEALQALVVAYEPVWAIGTGLSASVAQAAEVHGAMRAALREVAGSSADGIRLLYGGSVKPETAADLFDGENIDGGLIGGASLKADDFLAICQAAI, encoded by the coding sequence ATGAGCGGACAGAACAAACTCGTTGTCGGGAACTGGAAGATGCACGGGCGGCGCCAGATGGCAGGTGCGCTGGTGCGTGACATCGCCGAGGGAATCCCGTCCGGTGTGGATGCGGCGCTGTGCGTGCCGTTTCCCTATCTGGAGATGGTCTCCGGCCTCGTCAACGGCACGGCGCTGGCGGTTGGCGCACAGGATGTGAGCGACTGCGACGATGGCGCCTTCACCGGTGAAGTCAGTGTCGGCATGCTGGCCGAGTTCGGCTGCCGCTACGTGATCGTCGGTCACTCGGAGCGACGGGCGCGCCACCAGGAATCCAGCGAACGTGTGGCCGCCAAGGCGGCGCAGGCGCTTCGTGGGGGGCTCGTTCCGATCGTGTGCGTCGGCGAGCAACTCGAAGAGCGCGAACAGGGGCGCACCCTGGATGTGATTTCGGCCCAGCTTGCACCGGTGCTGGCTCTCGGCAGTGAAGCACTGCAGGCGCTGGTCGTCGCCTACGAGCCCGTATGGGCGATCGGGACGGGGCTGTCCGCGTCGGTGGCGCAGGCCGCCGAAGTGCATGGCGCCATGCGCGCGGCGCTGCGCGAGGTCGCCGGCAGCTCGGCCGACGGCATTCGCCTGCTGTATGGCGGAAGCGTCAAGCCGGAGACGGCCGCAGATCTGTTTGATGGCGAGAATATCGACGGCGGCCTGATTGGCGGTGCGTCTTTGAAGGCGGATGATTTTCTGGCCATTTGCCAGGCCGCGATTTGA
- the secG gene encoding preprotein translocase subunit SecG encodes MGGYLFSIVLTVHVLVGVGVIGLVLLQHGKGADAGAAFGSGASGSLFGASGSANFLSRTTAALATVFFITSLSLSYLGSRAVSAPSNVMERAAPAPVDAAPAPAKGASGEGDSKLNAIPK; translated from the coding sequence ATGGGTGGTTATCTTTTTTCAATCGTGCTGACGGTGCACGTGCTGGTCGGTGTGGGCGTGATCGGCCTGGTTTTGTTGCAGCACGGTAAAGGTGCCGACGCCGGTGCTGCCTTCGGCAGCGGCGCGTCGGGCAGTCTTTTTGGCGCGTCCGGTTCGGCCAACTTCCTGAGCCGCACGACGGCGGCGCTCGCCACGGTGTTCTTCATTACCAGCCTGAGTCTGAGCTACCTTGGAAGCCGGGCGGTTTCGGCCCCTTCCAACGTGATGGAGCGTGCCGCTCCGGCGCCCGTGGATGCGGCTCCCGCGCCGGCGAAGGGGGCTTCCGGCGAGGGTGATTCGAAGCTCAACGCCATTCCCAAATAA
- a CDS encoding NADH-quinone oxidoreductase subunit A: MLENYFPVLVFILVGLAFGVAPIVLGRLVAPYRPDSEKVSPYECGFEPFEDARMKFDVRYYLLAILFILFDLEIAFLFPWATILREIAGNEAIRLFGFFEMFVFLGILLVGYIWVWKKGALEWE; encoded by the coding sequence ATGCTTGAAAATTACTTTCCCGTGCTTGTCTTCATCCTGGTGGGTCTTGCGTTCGGCGTCGCACCGATCGTGCTTGGGCGCCTGGTGGCGCCCTATCGACCCGATAGCGAAAAGGTTTCGCCGTACGAATGCGGTTTCGAGCCATTCGAAGACGCACGGATGAAATTCGACGTTCGCTATTACCTCCTCGCCATTCTCTTCATTCTCTTCGATCTCGAGATTGCCTTCCTTTTTCCCTGGGCAACGATCCTGCGCGAAATTGCGGGTAACGAGGCCATTCGGCTGTTCGGTTTCTTCGAGATGTTCGTGTTTCTCGGCATTTTGCTGGTCGGTTACATCTGGGTCTGGAAGAAGGGCGCGCTGGAGTGGGAGTGA
- a CDS encoding NuoB/complex I 20 kDa subunit family protein — MSIEGVFKEGFVTTSLDTVINWTRTGSMWPMTFGLACCAVEMIHAGCSRYDLDRFGVVFRPSPRQSDVMIVAGTLCNKMAPALRKVYDQMTEPRWVISMGSCANGGGYYHYSYSVVRGCDRVVPVDVYVPGCPPTAEALLYGIIQLQRKIRRTNTIAR, encoded by the coding sequence ATGAGTATCGAAGGTGTCTTCAAGGAAGGTTTTGTCACCACGTCACTGGATACGGTGATCAACTGGACGCGCACTGGTTCCATGTGGCCGATGACGTTCGGGCTGGCCTGTTGTGCCGTGGAGATGATTCACGCTGGGTGTTCGCGCTACGATCTGGATCGCTTCGGCGTGGTGTTCCGTCCCAGTCCGCGTCAGTCCGACGTGATGATCGTGGCCGGCACGCTGTGCAACAAGATGGCGCCGGCGCTGCGCAAGGTGTACGACCAGATGACCGAGCCGCGCTGGGTGATCTCGATGGGCTCCTGTGCCAATGGCGGGGGCTACTATCACTACTCCTACTCGGTTGTGCGCGGTTGTGATCGCGTGGTGCCCGTGGATGTGTATGTGCCGGGCTGTCCGCCGACCGCCGAGGCGCTGCTCTACGGGATCATCCAGTTGCAGCGCAAGATTCGCCGCACCAACACGATCGCGCGCTGA
- a CDS encoding NADH-quinone oxidoreductase subunit C, whose product MSAKSERLAALLSECFGERAISVVDDRNEVTMVVSAADYHDVAIELRDRPEFSFEQLIDVSGLDYSAWANGVWEKERFAASTHLLSLTHNWRVRLRAFAPDDSFPVLDSLCDVWPSANWFEREVFDMYGIMFSNHPDLRRILTDYGFVGHPFRKDFPVSGYVEMRYDPEQGRVIYQPVTIEPRENAPRVVREENYGDVGHG is encoded by the coding sequence ATGAGTGCAAAATCAGAACGGCTGGCGGCGCTGCTGAGCGAATGTTTCGGCGAACGGGCTATTTCGGTGGTCGATGATCGTAACGAAGTGACGATGGTGGTCTCGGCTGCCGACTATCACGATGTGGCGATCGAGTTGCGTGACCGTCCCGAATTTTCCTTCGAGCAACTCATCGACGTGTCCGGCCTCGATTACTCGGCCTGGGCCAATGGCGTGTGGGAGAAGGAGCGCTTCGCGGCGTCGACCCATCTGTTGTCGCTGACCCACAACTGGCGCGTTCGACTGCGCGCGTTCGCGCCCGACGATAGCTTTCCGGTGCTCGATTCGCTGTGCGACGTGTGGCCCAGTGCCAACTGGTTCGAGCGCGAAGTCTTCGATATGTACGGGATCATGTTCTCGAATCACCCGGACCTGCGCCGCATCCTGACCGACTACGGTTTTGTCGGCCATCCGTTCCGCAAGGACTTCCCCGTCTCCGGTTATGTCGAGATGCGCTACGACCCCGAGCAGGGTCGCGTCATCTATCAGCCGGTCACCATCGAGCCGCGCGAGAACGCGCCGCGCGTGGTGCGCGAAGAGAACTACGGAGATGTCGGCCATGGCTGA
- a CDS encoding NADH-quinone oxidoreductase subunit D, whose protein sequence is MAEIKNYTINFGPQHPSAHGVLRLVLELDGEVVERADPHIGLLHRGTEKLAETRTWVQSVPYMDRLDYVSMMCNEHAYCMAIERLLGVEVPERAQYIRVMFDEITRILNHLLNIGTHALDIGAMTMVLYTFREREDLMDAYEAVSGARMHAAYYRPGGVYRDLPDRMPQYEVSKWKNAKTVQELNENRQGSLLDFLEDFTNRFPKYCDDYETLLTDNRIWKQRTVGIGVVTPEQAKAWGFTGAMLRGSGVAWDLRKKQPYEVYDRMEFDVPIGKTGDCYDRYLVRMEEMRQSNRIIKQCIDWLRKNPGPVITSNYKVAPPPRESMKANMEELIHHFKLFTEGMHVPAGEVYAAVEHPKGEFGVYAVSDGANKPYRLKLRAPGFAHLAAMDEIARGHLIADVVAIIGTMDVVFGEIDR, encoded by the coding sequence ATGGCTGAAATCAAGAACTACACCATCAACTTCGGCCCGCAGCATCCGTCTGCTCACGGGGTGCTGCGCCTGGTGCTCGAACTTGACGGCGAGGTTGTCGAGCGGGCCGATCCGCACATCGGTCTGCTCCACCGGGGGACCGAGAAGCTCGCCGAGACCCGTACCTGGGTGCAGTCGGTGCCGTACATGGACCGTCTCGACTACGTGTCGATGATGTGCAACGAGCATGCCTACTGCATGGCGATCGAGCGGCTGCTCGGTGTCGAGGTGCCCGAGCGGGCCCAGTACATCCGGGTCATGTTCGACGAGATCACCCGGATCCTCAATCACCTGCTCAACATCGGCACCCATGCGCTGGATATCGGCGCCATGACCATGGTGCTCTACACCTTCCGCGAGCGGGAAGATCTGATGGACGCCTACGAGGCGGTCTCGGGGGCGCGCATGCATGCGGCCTACTACCGGCCGGGTGGCGTCTATCGCGATCTGCCGGACCGGATGCCGCAGTACGAAGTGTCGAAGTGGAAGAATGCGAAGACCGTCCAGGAGCTGAACGAGAATCGCCAGGGCTCGCTTCTCGATTTCCTCGAGGACTTCACCAACCGCTTCCCCAAGTACTGCGACGACTACGAGACGCTGCTGACCGACAACCGGATCTGGAAGCAGCGGACCGTCGGGATCGGCGTAGTGACACCCGAGCAGGCCAAGGCCTGGGGCTTCACCGGTGCGATGCTGCGCGGTTCCGGCGTGGCATGGGATCTGCGCAAGAAGCAGCCCTACGAAGTCTACGACCGCATGGAATTCGATGTGCCGATCGGCAAGACCGGTGATTGCTACGACCGTTATCTCGTGCGCATGGAAGAGATGCGCCAGTCGAACCGCATCATCAAACAGTGCATCGATTGGCTGCGTAAGAATCCGGGACCGGTCATCACCAGCAACTACAAGGTGGCGCCGCCGCCGCGCGAATCCATGAAAGCCAACATGGAAGAGCTGATCCACCACTTCAAGCTATTCACCGAGGGAATGCATGTGCCCGCGGGCGAGGTGTATGCCGCAGTCGAGCATCCCAAGGGCGAGTTCGGCGTGTACGCGGTCTCCGACGGGGCCAACAAGCCGTATCGCCTGAAGCTGCGTGCGCCGGGTTTTGCGCACCTCGCGGCAATGGACGAGATTGCGCGTGGCCATCTGATCGCCGACGTGGTCGCCATCATCGGCACGATGGACGTCGTGTTCGGCGAGATCGATCGCTGA
- the nuoE gene encoding NADH-quinone oxidoreductase subunit NuoE, which produces MLSQESLNKIDQEVAKYPADQKQSAVMGALRIAQQEKGWLAKETIAFVADYLEMPAIAAYEVASFYNMYDLEPVGRHKITVCTNLPCALSGGVHAADYVKQKLGIDFNETTPDGKFTLKEGECMGACGDAPVLLLNNHKMCSWMTTDKIDQMLAELAEK; this is translated from the coding sequence ATGCTGAGCCAGGAATCGTTGAACAAGATCGACCAGGAGGTCGCCAAGTATCCTGCGGACCAGAAGCAGTCCGCGGTGATGGGGGCCTTGCGTATTGCCCAGCAGGAAAAGGGCTGGCTGGCGAAGGAGACCATTGCCTTCGTGGCCGACTACCTGGAGATGCCCGCCATTGCGGCCTACGAGGTGGCGAGCTTCTACAACATGTACGACCTGGAGCCGGTCGGCAGGCACAAGATCACCGTGTGCACGAACCTGCCCTGTGCGCTGTCCGGGGGCGTCCATGCCGCGGACTACGTGAAGCAGAAGCTGGGGATCGATTTCAACGAGACCACCCCGGATGGCAAGTTCACCCTCAAGGAGGGCGAATGCATGGGGGCCTGTGGCGATGCCCCGGTGCTGCTTCTCAACAACCACAAGATGTGCAGCTGGATGACGACCGACAAGATCGACCAGATGCTGGCGGAGCTGGCTGAAAAATGA
- the nuoF gene encoding NADH-quinone oxidoreductase subunit NuoF, giving the protein MSARNLILAGVDGDRTWRLQDYIKRGGYEALRKIIAEKTPPADIIAEVKASVLRGRGGAGFPTGLKWSFMPNSFPGDKYLACNSDEGEPGTFKDRDILRYNPHTVIEGMTIAAYAMGCSRGYNYIHGEIFEVYERFEEALAEAREAGLLGQNILGSDFSFDLFAHHGYGAYICGEETALLESIEGKKGQPRFKPPFPASYGLYGKPTTINNTETFASVPFIMKDGGETFLNYGKPNNGGTKLFSISGHVNKPGNYEIELGTPFSELLEMAGGMRGGRKLKGVIPGGSSAPVVPADIMMDCTMDYDSISKAGSMLGSGAVIVMDETTCMVKALERLSYFYFEESCGQCTPCREGTGWLYRVVHRIEHGQGRPEDLDLLNSVTTNIMGRTICALGDAASMPVQSFVKHFGDEFAYHIEHKKCLVPEDVQYAGSNIYVGPSC; this is encoded by the coding sequence ATGAGCGCAAGAAACCTCATTCTCGCCGGAGTCGACGGCGACCGTACGTGGCGGCTGCAGGATTACATCAAGCGCGGTGGTTATGAAGCGCTGCGGAAGATCATCGCCGAGAAGACTCCGCCGGCCGACATCATCGCGGAGGTAAAGGCCTCGGTGCTGCGCGGGCGTGGCGGTGCCGGCTTCCCGACCGGCCTGAAGTGGAGCTTCATGCCGAACTCCTTCCCGGGCGACAAGTATCTGGCCTGCAACTCGGACGAAGGCGAACCGGGGACCTTCAAGGACCGCGACATCCTGCGCTACAACCCGCACACCGTGATCGAGGGCATGACCATCGCGGCCTATGCCATGGGGTGTTCGCGCGGCTACAACTACATTCACGGCGAAATCTTCGAGGTCTACGAACGCTTCGAGGAGGCGCTGGCCGAGGCCCGCGAGGCCGGCTTGCTGGGACAGAACATTCTCGGTTCCGATTTCAGCTTCGATTTGTTCGCGCACCACGGCTATGGCGCCTACATCTGCGGTGAGGAGACGGCGCTGCTCGAGTCCATCGAGGGCAAGAAGGGGCAGCCGCGCTTCAAGCCGCCGTTCCCCGCCAGCTATGGTCTGTACGGCAAGCCGACGACCATCAACAACACGGAAACCTTCGCCTCCGTGCCCTTCATCATGAAGGACGGCGGCGAGACCTTCCTCAATTACGGCAAGCCGAACAACGGTGGGACCAAGCTGTTTTCCATCTCGGGCCATGTGAACAAGCCGGGCAACTACGAGATCGAACTGGGCACGCCGTTCTCGGAACTGCTGGAGATGGCCGGCGGCATGCGTGGCGGTCGCAAGCTCAAGGGTGTGATTCCGGGCGGATCGTCCGCCCCGGTGGTGCCGGCCGACATCATGATGGACTGCACCATGGACTACGACTCGATCTCCAAAGCGGGATCGATGCTCGGCTCCGGCGCGGTGATCGTCATGGACGAGACCACCTGCATGGTCAAGGCGCTCGAACGACTCTCGTACTTCTACTTCGAGGAGTCCTGCGGACAGTGCACGCCGTGCCGCGAGGGCACCGGCTGGCTGTACCGCGTGGTGCACCGCATCGAGCACGGCCAGGGGCGTCCGGAAGATCTGGACCTGCTCAACAGCGTCACCACCAACATCATGGGCCGCACCATCTGCGCACTCGGCGACGCCGCCTCCATGCCGGTGCAGAGTTTCGTCAAGCACTTCGGTGACGAATTCGCGTACCACATCGAACACAAGAAGTGTCTCGTGCCGGAAGACGTCCAGTACGCAGGCAGCAACATCTACGTAGGTCCGTCATGCTAG